Genomic segment of Streptomyces sp. NBC_00654:
AGAGCAGCGCGCCCACGGCCAGCGCCGACGCCGCCACGACCAGCGTCGCGACCAGGCAGAAGACGAGCACACTGGCGTACTTGGCGAGCAGCAGCCGGGTGCGGCCGGCCGGGGCGACGAGCAGATAGCGCAGGGTGCCGCCGTTCGCCTCGCCCGCGATCGAGTCGCCCGCGACGACGCCGACGGCCATCGGCAGGAAGACCGGGAGCGTCGCGGCGAGGGCGGCGAAGACCAGGAAGAGACCGTTGTTGGTGACCTGGGTGAGGAAGGCCGGTCCCCCGGCCCCGCCCGGGGCTCCGTCTCCACCGCCGCCGCCCGTCTCGATCCTGACCGCGATCCCGATCAGTACGGGTACGGCGGCGAGCACGCCGAGCAGGGCGAGGGTCCGCCAGCGGCGCAGGGTGGTGGTGACTTCGGAGCGCAGGATTCCGAACGTCCACAGGAGGTTGCGGACGGCCCGCACGCCGGTGGCATCGGCCCGCACGCGGGTGACGTCGTCCCGTACGCCCGTGGCATCGGCCCGCACGCCGGCGACGTCGGCCCGTACGCCCGTGGCATCGGCCGGCGCGCCGGTGACGTCGTCCCGTACGCCCGTCGGTTCAGCCTGCGACATCGAATCCCTCTCCGGTCAGTGCGACGAAGGCGTCCTCCAGCGAGGCCCGTTCGACGCCGAAGGCCCGTACCCGCACCCCGGCACCCACCAGTGCCGCGTTGAGGTCGGCGAGTTCCGTACCGCCGGGCGGGGCGTCACCGGTCAGCCGGTCGCCGTCCGTCCGCAGTCCGGTGATCCCTTGCTCCCTGAGGACCCGGGCGGCGTCGCCCGGGTCGGGGGTGGTGACCGTGAGCCGGCCCCGGGTGCCCGCGGCGAGCTCGGCGACGGGTCCCTGGACGATCAGCCGGCCGCGGGCCATCACCGCGGCGTGCGTACAGACCTGCTCGATCTCGTCCAGGAGGTGGGAGGAGAGGAAGACCGTGGTGCCTTCCGCCGCCAGTTCCCGGACGAGGGAGCGGATCTCCCGCATGCCCTGCGGGTCCAGGCCGTTGGTGGGTTCGTCGAGGACGAGCAGGCGGCGCGGCCGGAGCAGGGCCGCGGCGAGCCCGAGGCGCTGCTTCATGCCGAGGGAGTACGCCTTGGCCTTCTTGCCCGAGGCGGCCGCGAGCCCGACCCGGTCCAGGGCGTGCGCGACGCGGGCGCGACGGGTGCGGGGGTCGGCGGTCGGGTCGGCGGAGTCGTAGCGCAGCAGGTTGTCCCGGCCGGTCAGGAAGCCGTACAGCGCCGGGCCCTCGATCAGCGCGCCGACCTGCGGCAGCACGCTGCGGGCGCCGCCCGGCATGGGGCTGCCGAGCACCCGGGCGGTGCCGGACGTCGGGTCGATGAGGCCCATGAGCATCCGGATCGTGGTGGTCTTCCCTGAGCCGTTGGGGCCGAGGAAGCCGAAGACGCTGCCGCCGGGGACGGTGAGGTCGAGGCCGTCGACGGCGAGCTGGCCGCCCCGGTAGCGCTTGGTGAGACCGCGGGTCTCGATCACGGCCTCCGCCGCCCCGCCGCCGGCCACTCCCGCCGTCCCGTCATCGGCCGTGCCCGCCGTCCCGCCACGGGCCGCCGCCGCACTCATCGCCGTACCGCCATCGGCCGTACGCGCCGTTCCGGTCATGCGCACCTCTCCCACCTCTGCCCGGCCCGGACCGGCCCGGCCCGGCTCAGCGGGCCGCCCCGCCGCGCGGTGCGCACGGCGGGGCGGCTTCGTTCACCGTGGGTACGGAAGCACCCCGGCGCCTACTTGGCGCCGTTGGCCGCCTGTACCAGCGCGTCCTTCGTCACCGCTCCGACGTAGACGGTGCCGTCGTCCGTCAGCAGGGCGTTCACCAGGCGGGTCTTGAAGACCGTGCCCGAGCCGAACTTCCCGGTGACCTTGTCACCCAGGGCGTCCAGGAAACCCTGGGCCTCGGCCGGCAGGCCCTTCGCGTCCGCCGAGCCGCCGGTGGGCAGGCCCGAACCGCCGGGGGTCTTGATCTGGGCGACCGAGGTCCAGCCCTCCCCGATCACGTTCACCCCTTCGAAGTCCCCCAGGGCCTTCATTCCTTCCGGCCCGGCGAACTGCTCCGGCGTCATCCCGGCCTCGCCCTGCTTCTCCGCCTCGGCCTTGAGGTCGTCCGCCTCGGTCACCTTCGCGCCCTTGGGCGGGGTGAAGGAGAACAAGGAGGCATCGGGCCGGCCGAAGTCGACCTTGGTGAAGCCCGCGTCGACCACGGCCTTGCCGCCGCCGCTCGCGGACAGGGTGAACTTCAGCGGCACCCCGTTGGCCGCGTCCACCGCGACCCGGATCGAGCCGACCGTCGAACCGGACTGCTTCGGCTTGATCAGCAGCTGGTACGCGTCACGCCCCGCCACCCGCGAGGTGCCGTCGACGGTGACCGAGGTGGTGTCCCCGGCCGCCGCGAGAGCCTGCTCGGCGAGCGCCTTCGGTGTGGCCGGAACACCCTCGGGTGCCTGGTGCCGCTCCCGCTGCTTCTGCTGCTTCTGCTGCTCGGCGTCCGCCGCGGCGTGGTAGACCTCGCCGGACTTGCTGTCGTACGCCCAGACCTCGCCCTTGTTGTGGATGAGGTTGTACTCGGCGGCGTCCCCGAGGATCGAGAGCCGCTGCCTGTCGGGGCCGTCCGCCGCCACCCGCAGCGTGTGCGTACCGGAGGTCAGCTCCATGAGCTTGTCCTCCGGGGCCGCGCCGGAGCCGCCGTCCGTACCGCCCGCGCCGGGGGCGAAGGAGCCGGCGAGGCCGCCGAGGGACGGGATGCCGAGGTCGGTGCTGATCTTCAGCGTGCCGGAGAGCCGCTGCTCGTCCGAGGACGCGATCTTCTCGATGAGTTCCTGGGCGCTGATCTTCGGCAGCTCGGGATCACCGGAGTCCGCGAGGGCCGGGACGAGTCCGATCGTCGCGGCCGCCACCCCCGCCACTGCGACGGGGACGATGTATCGCGCCGCCTTCCGGCGGCCCACGACAGTGCCCGTGGCCTTGCCGGTGGTCTCTGCGCTGTCGTTCGGTGCCATGTGTGCCCTACCTCCGTGGTCGGCGGCGTCCGTCCGTTGCTCACGTCCACTCCCTGCCGCCATTCTCACCCGATGTGGTCAGGAGTGGTTGTTCTCATCTGACCAAACCGGGCCCCCCGAAGCGTCAGCCCCCGGGATCAACTCCGCCTACTGCTGCGGTATGACAACCGAGGGGCCGGGACCGGCCGTCCACTAGGGGTCCGCAGGGCGTACAGGGCCGACAGAGGTAGTGCCGCGACGGCGGGATCCCCGAACGATGTGTCAGCCGGCGCGGTGCACCACGGCGTCGCACAGCTCCGCCAGGGCGGACTTGGCGTAGCACTCGGGCAGCGGCGCCAGCGTGGCCCGCGCCTCCTGGGCGTAGCGGACGGTGTCCTGACGGGCCTGCTCCAGCGCCGGGTGGGCACGCAGCCTGCGCAGTGCCTCGGCCAGCCGGGCGTCGTCGCTCAGATCGCCGTCCAGCAGCTCCACGAGCTCCAGGTCGTCGGGCTTGCCGTCGGCCGCCGCCTGCGCCCGCAGCCGCAGGACCGGGAGTGTGGAGATGCCCTCGCGCAGATCGGTGCCGGGGGTCTTGCCGGACTCGTGGGAGTCGGACGCGATGTCGAGGACGTCGTCGGCGAGCTGGAAGGCGATGCCCAGGCGCTCCCCGTACTGGGTGAGGATGTCGACGACCCGCTCGTCGGCGCCGGACATCAGGGCTCCGAACCGCCCGGACACGGCGATCAGCGAGCCGGTCTTGCCGCTCAGGACGTCCAGGTAGTGGTCGACCGGGTCGCGGCCGTCGCGCGGCCCCGCCGTCTCCAGGATCTGGCCGGTGACCAGACGCTCGAACGCCTCCGCCTGGATGCGTACGGCCTCCGGGCCGAGGTCGGCCAGGATGTGCGAGGCACGGGCGAAGAGGAAGTCGCCGGTCAGGACGGCGACGGAGTTGCCCCAGCGGACATTGGCGCTGTCGACCCCGCGGCGTACGTCCGCCTCGTCCATCACGTCGTCGTGGTAGAGCGTGGCCAGATGGGTCAGTTCCACGACCACGGCCGAGGGAACGATCCCGGGCGCGTCCGGGTCACCGAACTGGGACGCCAGCATGACCAGCAGTGGCCGAAAACGTTTGCCGCCTGCACGGACGAGGTGCTGCGCGGCCTCCGTGATGAAGGGGACATCGCTCTTGGTCGCTTCGAGCAGCCCCGCCTCGACAGCGGCCATACCCGTCTCGACATGGGTCTCAAGAGCCTGGTCCCGCACGCGCAGTCCGAACGGCCCGACGACGGTCACGAGGGGGTCTCCTGTCTACTGACGATCACATGGATTGTCGATGTGTCGCTGTCATCACTCAACTCAGCGTATCCGGTCCTCTTTGGATCACCGTGGGCGCCTTCCCGCCACCGCCGGTATGTTCGGGATCAGCTCATACGATCAGGAGTTGCCGTTTTGTCGCACACCACCAACGACACCGAGTCGACACAGCCCCCGCCCGGGGACGACCACGCCTTCTTCGGCCAGCCACGGGGGCTGATGACCCTGTCCGGCCTGGAGGTCTGGGAGCGCTTCTCGTTCCTGGGCATGCAGGCGATCCTGGTTCTCTTCTTCGCCGATACGGTGTCGAACGGCGGCATGGGGATGGACGCCGGCACCGCCGCCTCCGTCTCCGCCGCCTACGGCACCCTGGTCTATCTGGTCTCCGTGGCCGGAGGCTGGCTCGCCGACCGCATTCTGGGCTCGTACCGCGCCGTCCTGTACGGCGGCATCCTCATCGCCTGCGGCCATTATTCGATGGCCGTGCCCACCGACACCATGACCTGGGTCGGCCTGGGCCTGATCAGCGCCGGAACGGGTCTGCTCAAGCCCAATGTCGCCTCCATGGTCGGCAAGCTCTACCGCACCGACGACGAGCGGCGCGACGCCGGGTTCGCCCTCTACTACATGGCCATCAACATCGGCGCCTTCGCCGGTCCGCTGATCACCGGCTGGCTCGGTGACCACGCGAGCTGGCACTGGGGCTTCTCGGCCGCCGCCGTCGGTATGACGCTCGGCCTCATCCAGTACGTGGCGGGCCGGCGTCACCTGGCCGGGCGTAAGCACAGCGCCGAGTTCCCGCTCGCCCCCGCGCCGATGCGCCGCGCCGTGCGGCTGATCGTCGTCGGGGCCGTCGTCGTCGCCGTCCTCGCCACCGCGCTGGTGCTGGCCGGCTGGCTCACGATGGACCGGTTCGTCGATGTGCTCACCGTGATCTCGGTGATCGCCCCGGTCGTCTACTTCGTGGTCATGTTCAGGAGCCCCCGGGTGACCGCGGAGGAACGCGGCAGGCTGCGCCCGTACGTGGTGCTGTTCCTGGGTTCCGTCGTCTTCAACTTCATCCTCTTCCAGGCGTACTCGACGATGATGCTGCTCGCGTCGACCAACGCCCGTACCGAGATCTTCGGCTTCCACTTCCCGGCCAGCTGGTACGCCTCCGCGCTCGGCGCCTTCGAGGTCGCGCTGGCGCCCGTCGTCGCCGCCGTCTGGGCCCGGATGGGCACCCGCCAGCCGCACGCCTCCAACAAGATCGCGTTCGGCGTGATCCTCGGCGGGCTCTCGTTCCTGCTGATGGTCCTGCCCACGTCCGGGCACGCCGACGACACGTACAAGATGGCCGCCTGGTGGATCGTCGGCTCGTACCTGCTGCTGGGGCTCGGCGACATCCTGCTGGAGACCTCCGGCATGTCCGCCACGACGAAGCTCGCCCCCAAGGCCTTCGCCAGCCAGACGATGGCGCTGTGGTTCCTGTCGCTGGCCCTCGCCAACGGCATCCAGGCGCAGATCGTGAAGCTGTACGGCGAGGTCTCCAACCCCGCCTACTTCGGTGTCAACGGTGCGATCGCGGTGGTGGCCGGTGTGGCGATGATCGCCGCCGCCCCCTGGCTCAAGCGCACCATGCACCCCGTCCACTGAGGTACCGCCATGCACATCAGCACCGAGTTCCCGTACGAGACGACCCGCGAGGACGTCTGCATCCCGCTGCCGGACGGAACGCAGCTGTACGCCCGGATCTGGCGGCCGCTGACCGACGAGCCCGTCCCCGCCCTCCTGGAGTACCTGCCCTACCGGCTGAGCGACTGGACGGCGCCCCGCGACTGGCAGCGCCACCCCTGGTACGCGGGCCACGGCTACGCCTCCGTACGGGTCGACGTCCGGGGCCACGGCAACAGCGAGGGCATGCCGGGCGACGAGTACGACGCGACCGAACTGGACGACGGGGTCGCCGTCATCCACTGGCTGGCCCAGCAGGAGTGGTGCTCCGGCCGGGTCGGCATGTTCGGCATCTCCTGGGGCGGCTTCAACTCGCTCCAGATCGCCGCGCTCGCCCCCGAGCCGCTGAAGGCGATCGTCACCGTCTGCTCGGCCGACGACCGCTACGACAACGACGTCCACTACATGGGCGGCTCCGTCCTCGCCGTCGACATGCACGCCTGGGCGGCCACCATGCTCGCCTTCGTCTCCCGGCCACCGGACCCGGCCCAGGTCGGCGACGGCTGGAAGGCCATGTGGCTCAAGCGGCTGGAGGCGGTCGACCCCTTCATCCACACCTGGCTGGCCCACCAGACCCGCGACGACTACTGGAAGCACGGCAGCGTCTGCGAGGACTACGGCGCCATCAAGGCGAACGTCCTCGCGGTGGGCGGCTGGCACGACCCGTACCGCGACACCGTCCTCCGGCTCGTCGAGCACCTAGGCCCCGGGCAGGTCCGCGGGCTGATCGGGCCGTGGTCGCACCAGTACCCGGACCGCGGGCTGCCGCCGGGACCGGCGATCGGCTTCCTCCAGGAGACGCTGCGCTGGTGGGACCAGCACCTCAAGGGCAAGGACACCGGGGTGATGGCGGAGCCGCTGCTGCGGTCCTGGATCAGCGGCTCGCACCCGCCCGCCACGGTGTACGAGACGCTGCCCGGCCGCTGGGTCGGTGACGCGAGCTGGCCCTCGGAGAACGTGGCGCCGGTCGCGTACGCCCTCCAGGGCGGCGCCCGGATCGTGCGCTCGCCGCAGCAGACCGGGGTGGACGCGGGCCGCTTCTTCCCGTTCGGCAACGACGCCGACCTGCCGCCCGACCAGCGCGACGAGGACGCCAAGTCGGTGTCGTTCGAGTTCCCCGTCGAGAACGCCCCCATCGAGATCCTGGGCCGCCCCCGGGTGAAGCTCCGGATCCGGATGGACGTGCCGCGCGGCCAGGCCATCGCCCGGCTGTGCGATGTGGCCCCGGACGGCTCCTCCACGCTGGTCACCCGCGGCGTCCTCAACCTCTCGGCCCGGCACGGACGCGACCGCTGCGAGGACTGGCCCGTCGGCGCGACCGAGGACGTGACCTTCGAGCTGAACGGCATCGGACACACCTTCCCGCCCGGACACCGGATCAGGCTCGCGGTCTCCTCCTCGTACTGGCCCTGGATCTGGCCGCAGGCCGGCTCGGCGGGCTTCACCCTCGACGCGGACGGCAGCTTCGTCGAACTCCCGGTGCGCCGCCGCACGGAGGACCCGGCGATCACCTTCGGGGCACCGGAGCAGTCCGAACCGCTGGGCGTCGTCCACCCGGTCACCCTCGACGAACAGCGCCCCGAGCGGCTGGTGGTCCGCGACGTCGCCAAGGGCGAATGGCGGATGGAGGTCGACCCGAGGTACGGCGGCACCCGGGTCTACCCGGACGGGCTCGAATTCACCGAGGACGCGGTCGAGACGTACACGATCCAGGAGGACGACCCGCTCTCCGCCCGGACCCGCTCCGACTGGACGATCCGGCTCCACCGGCCCGAGATGGCCTGGGACGTGCGGATCGAGACCCGCTCCGAGATCAGCGCGGACGCGGACGACTTCATCACCTCCAACGAGGTGGTCTGCAAGGACGGTGGCGAGGTCGTCTTCCACCGCACCTGGGAGAAGCGCATTCCGCGCACGGCGGGGTAAGCCGCCCGGAGGTACGCGTGGGGCATCCGGATTTCCGGGTGCCCCACAGAACTTTCCGGGCATTGCGCATAGTTGGGGCACTGCCGCGGGGTAGGCGCACCGACGTAACGTGTCCCCCAAGCGACCTGGAAAGCGAGGCAGCAACACATGTCCGAGCAGAGCAGCCCGCTCGATCTGGCCGAGGGCGATCCCTTCGGCCCGCACAACCTTCCGTACGGAGTGTTCTCCACCCCCGGCCACCCCGACGACCGCCGGGTCGGCGTCCGCATCGGCAACCACGTACTGGACGCCGGAGCGGCCGCACACGCGCTCGGCTCGCCCTACGCCCAGCTGCTGGCCCAGCCCAGCCTGACCCCGCTGCTCGCGGCCGGGCGCACGGCCTGGCGCGACGTACGGCGGGCGCTCACCGCCTGGGTGAGCGTCCCGGCCCACCGCGCGGACATCGAGCCGCTGCTGCACCCCGTCGACGCGGTGACGCTGCACCTCCCCTACGAGGTCGCGGACTACGTCGACTTCTACGCGAGCGAGCACCACGCCACCAACGTCGGCCGGATCTTCCGCCCGGACGGCGACGCGCTGACGCCCAACTGGAAGCACCTGCCGATCGGTTACCACGGCCGGGCGGGCACGGTCGTCGTCTCCGGTACGGATGTGGTGCGGCCCGCCGGCCAGCGCAAGGCCCCCTCCGACCCGGCGCCGGTCTTCGGCCCCTCGGTGAAGCTGGACATCGAGGCCGAGGTCGGATTCGTCGTGGGCGTCCCCTCGGAGCAGGGCACCCCGGTCCCGCTCGGCGATTTCCGCGAGCATGTCTTCGGGCTCTCGCTGCTCAACGACTGGTCGGCGCGCGACATCCAGGCCTGGGAGTACGTGCCGCTGGGCCCGTTCCTCGGCAAGTCCTTCGCCACCTCCGTATCGGCGTGGGTGACCCCGCTGGAGGCCCTGGACGCGGCCCGCACCGCACCGCCCGCCCGTGACTTCCCGCTCCTGCCCTACCTCGACGACGCGCGGGAGGAGGAGCCGGGCGGCATCGACCTGCGGATCTCCGTCGCGATCAACGGACAGGTGGTCGCGGAGCCGCCGTTCTCCTCCATGTACTGGACGGCGGCCCAGCAGCTGGCGCAGATGACGGTGAACGGCGCCTCGCTGCGCACCGGCGATCTGTACGGCTCCGGCACCGTCAGCGGCGCCGAACCGGGCCAGCGCGGCTCCCTGCTCGAACTCACCTGGAACGGCCGCGACCCGCTGGACCTGCCCGAGGGCAAGCGGACGTTCCTGGAGGACGGCGACACGGTGACGCTGACCGCCTGGGCCCCGGGCCCGGACGGGACGCGCGTCGGCCTCGGCGAGGTGACCGGCCGGATCGTTCCCGCGCCATGACCCCGGACACACCCGGACCGACGCTCCCCGGGGAGCTGCTGCCCGTCGGCTCGGTCCGGGTGTGACGGTGCACGCCGAACCCCGCACGGGCGGGGGCCCGGGGCGGGTGCGGGGGGGGGCTGGTGCGGGGCGGGCAGGACCGGTGGTCAGCGGCGTGCGATGCGTTCACACGTTCGGGGGAGCCGTCCGGTTCCCGGCGGATGCGCTGGTCGGACCCGCGAGACTCCGTCCCATGGGAGCACTGATGAGCGTCGAACCCGAGGCCCCCGAGCCGCGGTGGGCGGTTCCGCCCGAGGGCGGCTGGACCGCCGATGACCTGGACACACTCCCGAATCTGCCTCCGCACACGGAGCTGATCGACGGGAGCCTCGTTTTCGTGACTCCGCAGACCTTGTTCCATTCACGGGCGGTCGACTTCTTCGAATGGCGGCTGCAGTCGCTTGCCCCGCCCGAGCTGGAGGTGGTGCGCGAGTTCACCATCGACATCGACCGCTACAACCGGCCCGAGCCCGATGTGATCGTCATCGACGGTGAGATCATCAGTGATCCGGACCAGACCCGGTTCCCCGCCGGTTCGGTGCGTCTCGCCATCGAGGTCGTCTGCCCCGAGTCCCGGTCGCGCGACCGGGAGACCAAGCCCGTGAAGTACGCCCGTGCGACCATTCCCCACTACTGGCGGGTCGAGAACCACGACGGGCGGGCCGTGGTCTATGTCTTCGAGCGGGAACCGGCCACCGGCGCCTACACCTCGACCGGGATCTTCCACGACCGGATGAAGGTGTCCGTGCCCTTCCCCGTCGATCTGGACCTCACCGCGATCACCCCTCGCCGACGGGCAATGGACCTGGGTTAGGTCCACCGCCCGCCCCGAACCGCCCGGTACTCACTCGTACTCGGGCGGTTCCTCGTCCCAGCCGAACTCCGGATCGCTGTCCGGGACGGCCGGACGGGCAGCGGCCGGACGGGCAGCGGGTGCGGCGGCCCGGGTCCGTGCGGGTGCGGGGGCCGGTACCGCGGCAGGGGCAGGGGACGTGGGCTCCGGCTCGGCCGGTGCCGGGCCCAGCTCCGCCAGTACGGCCAGCACCCCTTCCCCGTACGTCGCCAGCTTCTTCTCGCCGAGGCCGCTGATGCCGCCGAGCTCGGCCAGTGAGCCGGGGCGCAGCGCGGCGATCTCCCGCAGGGTCGCGTCGTGGAAGATGACGTACGCCGGGACGCCCTGCTCCTTCGCCGTCGCGCCGCGCCAGGCGCGCAGCGCCTCGAAGACCGGGACGGCCGACTCGGGCAGCTCGGCGACGGCCGCCGCCGCCTTCGAGGAGCGCTCACTCTTCGTCGTGGACCGGGAGGTGGGCTTCTTGGGCTCCTTGCGCAGCAGCACCTCGCGCTCCCGGCCGAGCACGGTGCCGCTCTCCTCGGTGAGCACCAGCGTGCCGTACTCCCCCTCGACCGCGAGCAGCCCCTGGGCCAGCAGCTGGCGCACGACGCCCCGCCACTCCGCCTCGGCCAGCTCCTCGCCGATGCCGAAGACGGAGAGCTGGTCGTGGTCGAACTGGATGACCTTCGCGGTCTTGCGGCCCAGCAGGATGTCGATGATCTGGCCTGCACCGAACTTCTGCCCGCGCTCACGCTTCAGCCGGACCACGGTGGACAGCAGCTTCTGCGAGACGACGGTGCCGTCCCAGGTCTCGGGCGGGGTGAGGCAGGTGTCGCAGTTGCCGCAGGACTCCGCCGTGGGCTCCTGGCCGAAGTACGTCAGGAGCTGGGCCCGGCGGCACTGCACGGTCTCGCACAGCGCCAGCATCGAGTCCAGGTGGGAGGCCGCCCGGCGGCGGAACGCCTCGTCGCCCTCCCCGCCCTGGATCAGCTTGCGCTGCTGGACGACATCCTGGAGCCCGTAGGCCATCCATGCCGTGGACGGCGCCCCGTCACGGCCGGCGCGGCCGGTCTCCTGGTAGTAGCCCTCGACGGACTTCGGCAGGTCGAGGTGGGCGACGAAGCGGACGTCCGGCTTGTCGATGCCCATGCCGAAGGCGATGGTCGCGACGACGACCAGGCCCTCCTCCCGCAGGAAGCGCGCCTGGTGGACGGCGCGCGTCCCGGCGTCCAGTCCCGCGTGGTACGGCACGGCCTCGATGCCGTTGCGGCAGAGATACTCGGCGGTCTTCTCGGTCGAGTTGCGCGACAGGCAGTAGACGATGCCCGCGTCCCCGTCGTGCTCCTCCTTCAGGAAGGTCAGCAGCTGCTTCTTCGGGTCGGCCTTCGGTACGACGCGGTACTGGATGTTGGGCCGGTCGAAGCTGGCGACGAAGTGCTTGGCGTCGGGCATCCCCAGCCGCTGGGTGATCTCCCGGTGGGTGGCGTCGGTCGCGGTCGCCGTCAGCGCGATCCGCGGGACGTCCGGCCAGCGCTCGCCCAGCACGGACAGGGTCAGGTAGTCGGGGCGGAAGTCGTGGCCCCACTGGGCCACACAGTGCGCCTCGTCGATCGCGAAGACGGAGATCTCGCCGCGGGCGAGCAGGGAGAGCGTGGAGTCCAGGCGCAGCCGCTCCGGAGCCAGGTACAGCAGGTCGAGCTCGCCCGCGAGGAACTGGGCCTCCATCGAGCGGCGCTCGTCGAGGTCCTGGGTGGAGTTGACGAAGCCGGCCCGCACCCCGAGCGCCCGCAGGGCGTCCACCTGGTCCTGCATGAGGGCGATCAGCGGCGAGACGACGATGCCGGTGCCGGGCCTGACCAGCGCCGGGATCTGGTAGCAGAGGGACTTGCCACCGCCGGTCGGCATGAGCACGACCGCGTCGCCGCCCGCCACCACATGCTCGATGACCGCGCCCTGCTCGCCGCGGAACGATTCGTATCCGAATACGCGATGCAGTGTGCGCTGCGCATCGCTCTCGGTCACATCCATGGTCATGCCCGTTCCGCTCATCGCTCTGTCCCTGGGTTCCGTCGCGCTACGCCCGCACCGTCCCCTGCCACGATAGGCGCCATCAGTGACAACGCCGGACGGGCCCGGAAATCGGGCCCGCCCGGCGGGTGGGGTCGGTGACGGCCTGCCGCTCGCCGCTTACCGCGCGAACACTCCCGCCTGACCCGCCAGGTCCAGGAAGTACTGCGGGGCCAGGCCCAGCACCAGCGTGACCGCGACGCCGACACCGATCGTCGTCATCGTCAGCGGGGACGGGACGGCGACCGTCGGGCCGTCCGCCTTCGGCTCGCTGAAGAACATCAGGACGATGACCCGGATGTAGAAGAACGCGGCGATGGCCGAGGAGATCACACCGACCACGACCAGCGCACCCGCGCCGCTCTCCGCCGCCGCCTTGAAGACCGCGAACTTCCCGGAGAAGCCCGAGGTCAGCGGGATACCGGCGAAGGCCAGCAGGAACACCGCGAAGACCGCGGCGACCAGCGGCGAGCGCCGGCCGAGGCCGGCCCACTTGGACAGGTGCGTGGCCTCGCCGCCCGCGTCGCGGACCAGGGTGACGACGGCGAAGGCACCGACCGTCACGAAGGAGTACGCGGCGAGGTAGAAGAGGACCGAGG
This window contains:
- a CDS encoding ABC transporter permease codes for the protein MSQAEPTGVRDDVTGAPADATGVRADVAGVRADATGVRDDVTRVRADATGVRAVRNLLWTFGILRSEVTTTLRRWRTLALLGVLAAVPVLIGIAVRIETGGGGGDGAPGGAGGPAFLTQVTNNGLFLVFAALAATLPVFLPMAVGVVAGDSIAGEANGGTLRYLLVAPAGRTRLLLAKYASVLVFCLVATLVVAASALAVGALLFPLGEVTTISGTRIGFGEGLVRAGLIAVVVAASLTGFAALGLFISTLTGSGIAAMAATVGLLITVQILGSIPQLSAVHPYLFPHYWLSFADLLRDPVHGDEIVRNLGLQGMYAAVFGSAAWARFTAKDITA
- a CDS encoding ABC transporter ATP-binding protein translates to MTGTARTADGGTAMSAAAARGGTAGTADDGTAGVAGGGAAEAVIETRGLTKRYRGGQLAVDGLDLTVPGGSVFGFLGPNGSGKTTTIRMLMGLIDPTSGTARVLGSPMPGGARSVLPQVGALIEGPALYGFLTGRDNLLRYDSADPTADPRTRRARVAHALDRVGLAAASGKKAKAYSLGMKQRLGLAAALLRPRRLLVLDEPTNGLDPQGMREIRSLVRELAAEGTTVFLSSHLLDEIEQVCTHAAVMARGRLIVQGPVAELAAGTRGRLTVTTPDPGDAARVLREQGITGLRTDGDRLTGDAPPGGTELADLNAALVGAGVRVRAFGVERASLEDAFVALTGEGFDVAG
- a CDS encoding DUF2092 domain-containing protein, whose amino-acid sequence is MAPNDSAETTGKATGTVVGRRKAARYIVPVAVAGVAAATIGLVPALADSGDPELPKISAQELIEKIASSDEQRLSGTLKISTDLGIPSLGGLAGSFAPGAGGTDGGSGAAPEDKLMELTSGTHTLRVAADGPDRQRLSILGDAAEYNLIHNKGEVWAYDSKSGEVYHAAADAEQQKQQKQRERHQAPEGVPATPKALAEQALAAAGDTTSVTVDGTSRVAGRDAYQLLIKPKQSGSTVGSIRVAVDAANGVPLKFTLSASGGGKAVVDAGFTKVDFGRPDASLFSFTPPKGAKVTEADDLKAEAEKQGEAGMTPEQFAGPEGMKALGDFEGVNVIGEGWTSVAQIKTPGGSGLPTGGSADAKGLPAEAQGFLDALGDKVTGKFGSGTVFKTRLVNALLTDDGTVYVGAVTKDALVQAANGAK
- a CDS encoding polyprenyl synthetase family protein, with amino-acid sequence MTVVGPFGLRVRDQALETHVETGMAAVEAGLLEATKSDVPFITEAAQHLVRAGGKRFRPLLVMLASQFGDPDAPGIVPSAVVVELTHLATLYHDDVMDEADVRRGVDSANVRWGNSVAVLTGDFLFARASHILADLGPEAVRIQAEAFERLVTGQILETAGPRDGRDPVDHYLDVLSGKTGSLIAVSGRFGALMSGADERVVDILTQYGERLGIAFQLADDVLDIASDSHESGKTPGTDLREGISTLPVLRLRAQAAADGKPDDLELVELLDGDLSDDARLAEALRRLRAHPALEQARQDTVRYAQEARATLAPLPECYAKSALAELCDAVVHRAG
- a CDS encoding peptide MFS transporter, with amino-acid sequence MSHTTNDTESTQPPPGDDHAFFGQPRGLMTLSGLEVWERFSFLGMQAILVLFFADTVSNGGMGMDAGTAASVSAAYGTLVYLVSVAGGWLADRILGSYRAVLYGGILIACGHYSMAVPTDTMTWVGLGLISAGTGLLKPNVASMVGKLYRTDDERRDAGFALYYMAINIGAFAGPLITGWLGDHASWHWGFSAAAVGMTLGLIQYVAGRRHLAGRKHSAEFPLAPAPMRRAVRLIVVGAVVVAVLATALVLAGWLTMDRFVDVLTVISVIAPVVYFVVMFRSPRVTAEERGRLRPYVVLFLGSVVFNFILFQAYSTMMLLASTNARTEIFGFHFPASWYASALGAFEVALAPVVAAVWARMGTRQPHASNKIAFGVILGGLSFLLMVLPTSGHADDTYKMAAWWIVGSYLLLGLGDILLETSGMSATTKLAPKAFASQTMALWFLSLALANGIQAQIVKLYGEVSNPAYFGVNGAIAVVAGVAMIAAAPWLKRTMHPVH
- a CDS encoding CocE/NonD family hydrolase, with amino-acid sequence MHISTEFPYETTREDVCIPLPDGTQLYARIWRPLTDEPVPALLEYLPYRLSDWTAPRDWQRHPWYAGHGYASVRVDVRGHGNSEGMPGDEYDATELDDGVAVIHWLAQQEWCSGRVGMFGISWGGFNSLQIAALAPEPLKAIVTVCSADDRYDNDVHYMGGSVLAVDMHAWAATMLAFVSRPPDPAQVGDGWKAMWLKRLEAVDPFIHTWLAHQTRDDYWKHGSVCEDYGAIKANVLAVGGWHDPYRDTVLRLVEHLGPGQVRGLIGPWSHQYPDRGLPPGPAIGFLQETLRWWDQHLKGKDTGVMAEPLLRSWISGSHPPATVYETLPGRWVGDASWPSENVAPVAYALQGGARIVRSPQQTGVDAGRFFPFGNDADLPPDQRDEDAKSVSFEFPVENAPIEILGRPRVKLRIRMDVPRGQAIARLCDVAPDGSSTLVTRGVLNLSARHGRDRCEDWPVGATEDVTFELNGIGHTFPPGHRIRLAVSSSYWPWIWPQAGSAGFTLDADGSFVELPVRRRTEDPAITFGAPEQSEPLGVVHPVTLDEQRPERLVVRDVAKGEWRMEVDPRYGGTRVYPDGLEFTEDAVETYTIQEDDPLSARTRSDWTIRLHRPEMAWDVRIETRSEISADADDFITSNEVVCKDGGEVVFHRTWEKRIPRTAG